A stretch of the Haloarcula ordinaria genome encodes the following:
- a CDS encoding DUF3604 domain-containing protein encodes MTDREFSPPNNYKLYWGDLHKHMTGPGAEVTRLKQVVEHAREHLDFVSVFCYPFKWYRKGREGGVREESVQNVSGVHEWWERIQATSAECLDTGEFVTFPAYEWNGNRRQWGDHHIIYRDEGQPLDDEWDLPQLYENMCDRDAFVIPHHTGYLVGERGKDWDVHDSSLSPVAEIYSSHGSSEGIETPVPMNDNVDMGPRTSGGTYQEALDRGRHVGVVASNDGPGLPGTWNKGLAGVWATDLTRDAIWDAIHERRTYGVTGDRIALWWDIDGKPIGSTLDGAVAPSAHVSVDCPRPLTRVELVRNGDVERTYTHSTAENPSNDGTFRTAVEFGWGPSLAYGDFEDLTHEWTGTLRAKNGTIRRVWPRFVGFGQSFEHRGDVCHFDLVTSRDAEREGFLPEEQARSYRQGLVVEYSGGPNTDLVVDLDGHNALEVTHTSLIERTHLFPFVDESWERFETEFGLSPEEIKNEDVIYHNARKVRIHRSNPRSACRASVVFEDLPVGDDGSHYYLRVVQTDNQRAWSSPIWIET; translated from the coding sequence ATGACGGATAGAGAATTTTCACCACCGAATAACTACAAGTTATACTGGGGAGACCTCCACAAACACATGACTGGACCGGGTGCCGAGGTCACCCGGCTCAAGCAGGTGGTTGAGCACGCCCGCGAACATCTCGATTTCGTCTCTGTCTTTTGTTATCCGTTCAAGTGGTATCGGAAGGGACGAGAAGGGGGAGTTCGCGAGGAATCTGTCCAGAACGTTTCTGGGGTACACGAATGGTGGGAACGAATCCAGGCAACCTCCGCAGAGTGTCTCGACACCGGCGAGTTCGTCACGTTTCCCGCTTACGAGTGGAACGGAAATCGTCGCCAGTGGGGCGATCACCATATCATCTACCGCGACGAGGGGCAACCACTCGACGACGAGTGGGACCTCCCGCAATTGTACGAGAATATGTGTGACCGAGATGCGTTCGTCATACCTCACCACACCGGCTATCTGGTCGGCGAACGGGGCAAGGACTGGGACGTGCACGACTCGTCGCTGTCACCCGTCGCCGAAATCTACTCCAGTCATGGCTCTAGTGAGGGAATCGAAACACCGGTCCCAATGAATGACAACGTCGATATGGGCCCACGAACCAGCGGCGGAACCTACCAAGAGGCTCTCGATCGCGGCCGACATGTGGGAGTTGTCGCTTCGAACGATGGCCCGGGGCTTCCGGGCACGTGGAACAAAGGTCTCGCTGGCGTCTGGGCGACGGACCTGACTCGTGACGCCATCTGGGACGCAATACATGAGCGCCGGACATACGGGGTGACCGGCGATCGTATCGCACTGTGGTGGGACATCGACGGGAAGCCTATCGGATCGACACTTGACGGGGCCGTTGCCCCCTCGGCACACGTCAGCGTCGACTGTCCACGGCCGCTGACTCGCGTCGAACTCGTCCGCAACGGCGACGTTGAGCGAACCTACACCCACTCCACAGCGGAAAATCCGTCCAATGACGGAACGTTTCGGACGGCCGTAGAGTTCGGGTGGGGGCCGTCGTTGGCATACGGCGATTTCGAGGACCTGACCCACGAGTGGACCGGGACGTTGCGGGCTAAAAACGGGACGATTCGGCGCGTTTGGCCCAGGTTCGTAGGTTTCGGACAGTCATTCGAGCATCGTGGCGATGTCTGTCACTTTGACCTTGTCACATCTCGGGATGCCGAACGCGAGGGGTTCCTTCCGGAAGAGCAAGCCAGGTCGTACCGCCAGGGACTCGTTGTGGAGTACAGTGGAGGGCCTAACACAGATCTGGTCGTTGACCTGGATGGTCATAACGCCCTCGAAGTTACGCACACTTCACTCATTGAGCGCACACACCTCTTTCCATTCGTCGACGAATCATGGGAGAGGTTCGAGACCGAGTTCGGCCTCTCCCCAGAGGAGATCAAGAATGAGGACGTTATCTATCATAATGCTCGCAAGGTGCGTATTCACCGGTCGAACCCCCGCTCTGCGTGCCGGGCAAGCGTTGTGTTCGAAGACCTCCCGGTTGGCGATGATGGCAGTCATTACTATTTGCGGGTTGTTCAGACCGACAATCAGCGAGCCTGGTCTTCCCCCATCTGGATCGAAACGTAA
- a CDS encoding SDR family NAD(P)-dependent oxidoreductase, which translates to MPDYSSDFDGDTVVVTGATSGIGRAIAIRFAEAGATVLIADIESEPKDADVPTAEYIRDQGGTAEFVQTDVSDADDIRAVVEKAREYGGVDVMVNNAGLFIGGSLFDISEEEFEQIHEVNAKGVFFGCQAAAEDMIDRGVEGSIVNMASISSFVAQRDQIQYDSTKAAVKMITRGAALELADHDIRVNAIGPGQIATEFIDGWSEEAPEKASTDGLIKPVPAGRAGTPDDIAGAALYLASDDADYVTGEVLMVDGGWLTI; encoded by the coding sequence ATGCCGGACTACAGCTCAGACTTCGACGGGGACACCGTCGTGGTCACAGGCGCGACCTCAGGTATCGGACGAGCAATCGCCATTCGGTTCGCGGAGGCGGGGGCTACCGTGCTCATCGCGGACATCGAGTCGGAGCCGAAGGACGCAGATGTCCCGACGGCCGAGTACATCCGTGACCAGGGCGGCACGGCCGAGTTCGTCCAGACGGACGTCTCGGACGCCGACGACATTCGCGCGGTCGTCGAGAAGGCCCGGGAGTACGGCGGCGTCGACGTGATGGTGAACAACGCGGGCCTGTTCATCGGCGGGAGCCTCTTCGACATCAGCGAGGAGGAGTTCGAGCAGATCCACGAGGTCAACGCGAAGGGCGTGTTCTTCGGCTGTCAGGCCGCGGCCGAGGACATGATCGACCGCGGGGTGGAGGGGTCCATCGTCAACATGGCCTCGATAAGCTCCTTTGTCGCCCAGCGGGACCAGATTCAGTACGACTCGACGAAGGCGGCGGTGAAGATGATAACCCGCGGAGCAGCCCTGGAACTTGCGGACCACGACATCCGGGTCAACGCCATCGGTCCCGGACAGATCGCGACCGAGTTCATCGACGGCTGGTCGGAGGAGGCACCGGAGAAGGCGTCGACCGACGGCCTCATCAAGCCGGTGCCAGCGGGGCGGGCGGGGACTCCGGACGATATCGCCGGGGCCGCGCTCTATCTCGCCAGCGACGACGCCGACTACGTGACCGGCGAGGTGCTGATGGTCGACGGCGGCTGGCTAACGATCTGA
- a CDS encoding class I fructose-bisphosphate aldolase, giving the protein MSTQQLLDTPSGNAVVVALDHGLSLGAPDGFKNPVETIDKVLAGEPDGVLVGPHMARHYQDRFEEADVDIVVTADVVTWSTSPGRDHDKDLWTPAFDAEFLAELDPVGVKTVLVFGRDDTEVFRRNVEYIAELAEDLRGTGIPLVVEPVMWGRRVPEQLETDVDFVEDAMRMGWEFGADILKAPYTGSVETFEPLVENSPVPVMILGGPATGTTRAMLESVEGAMDSGARGLMIGRTIWKSEDPEKTVAALNEIVHEGASVEEVWDEQEPQAVASGRED; this is encoded by the coding sequence ATGAGCACGCAACAGCTTCTCGACACACCGTCGGGTAACGCAGTCGTCGTAGCGCTCGACCACGGACTCAGCCTCGGTGCACCGGACGGGTTCAAGAACCCGGTAGAGACCATCGACAAGGTCCTGGCGGGAGAGCCGGACGGCGTCCTCGTCGGACCGCACATGGCCCGTCACTACCAGGACCGCTTCGAGGAGGCCGACGTCGACATCGTCGTCACCGCCGACGTCGTGACGTGGTCGACCAGCCCCGGTCGGGACCACGACAAGGACCTCTGGACGCCGGCGTTCGACGCGGAGTTCCTCGCGGAACTCGACCCCGTCGGCGTCAAGACCGTCCTCGTGTTCGGCCGCGACGACACCGAGGTGTTCCGCCGGAACGTCGAGTACATCGCCGAGCTCGCCGAAGACCTGCGTGGCACCGGCATCCCGCTGGTCGTCGAGCCGGTCATGTGGGGTCGACGCGTTCCGGAGCAGCTGGAGACGGACGTCGACTTCGTCGAAGACGCGATGCGGATGGGCTGGGAGTTCGGCGCGGACATCCTCAAGGCGCCCTACACGGGTAGCGTCGAGACGTTCGAGCCGCTCGTCGAGAATTCCCCGGTCCCCGTGATGATTCTGGGCGGTCCGGCCACCGGAACCACCCGGGCGATGCTCGAATCCGTCGAGGGTGCCATGGACTCCGGCGCACGCGGCCTGATGATCGGCCGCACCATCTGGAAGTCCGAGGACCCGGAGAAGACGGTCGCCGCGCTCAACGAGATCGTCCACGAGGGCGCTTCGGTCGAAGAGGTCTGGGACGAACAAGAGCCACAGGCCGTCGCGAGCGGGCGAGAAGACTAA